A segment of the Clupea harengus unplaced genomic scaffold, Ch_v2.0.2, whole genome shotgun sequence genome:
CTTAATGTCCTGTTGTCATAGTGAATGTGTACACCAGGGAAAGAGTGCAACTCCCAGACATCTGCATGGTGGCACAACCTCTGATGCACATGACTAGTCCTTCCACTCCCATCCAATCAGCAGCCAGGAGAAATGTTATTTACCCTGACTTATCATAATCACACACTGATATATGAACAAAAGCCTGTGAGCAAATAAATGATTAAGCTTACTGGGGCATATTATTTTTGAATGTGTCTGATCCAATCAATATGCTAGCTCTTGATAGCTTTTGAGGAGAGTGAGCATGTTTGTACttactgtgtgtgcattaaAGCCTTAACTCTTTTCCTCACTAAGGAGGAGATAGGATGCAGGAGCAGGCAGCACAGTAGACAATGAAGAGACTGATAATCAGGACCTGTTTTCAGTATGAAATGTGATTATGGACAACTGTAGCGTGGAGTTGAGTGTAGACAGCACACTGCATGCTGTAGATAACAGATTGCAAATACCGTAGCAGATGAGTCTAGGATCTAGTCCAGGATTTCCAAGATCACTCGCTTCTTGATGACTTATGGTGTTTGTCTGAAACACCCCACGTTGTAGGCTACTGGTTCTGTTTTTGTAAACAGTTGCCGAGTTACATGGAAGACAACCCAGGTTGGGAAGCTGCAATCATGGATGTTTGATTTACATAAACATTTGACAAGCATTTACAAGGCAGGTAGCTGGCTACATTTTCTACAGCCAGTCCCTATAGATTATGTTCTACAAGCACTGTGTTAAAACTGGAAGGCCTGTTTAGAAATGTAAGTGTTATGCCTGGAAACCTTGCAAAAGGAAAGGTGGAGTCAGTTAATTGATTTAGCATGAACCGGTAATGTTAATTAAGTGATAATATAATTTCATATTATTGAAGTTATTGACAGTGCTATTGTTGCAGTTATGCATGAGAAAAAAATATAGAAAAATGTcagacacaaaatatacaatttattcAAGTACATCCCATTATTGCTTTTCTGAACATTTACACGAAAAAACTGTTACTGTTTACCTTTAAATAGCAATGAGAAGTTAATCTATTTGTGTACTGCTGATTGTTTACCGGGAGGGTTGTCATTAAAAGAAATACTAGCGCACTCACTGGCTCATCACAGTTTTACACCTACACTCTGAAACTAAGGAGCCAGCATGACTCAATACTCAAGGTTTACTTTTTAAAATCTAATTAATATCAAATAGACATGTTGCCTCTTCACAGGGAACTGATAAACTGATCTGGCAGTCTTCTCTTTCGCAAGCAGCCCCTCGCCTAACACCCTAATATGCCTAATTCGCATTTACCGTGCACTTCCTTACCTGATCTCCGTGCATTTTGTCTTATTGAATAGATTTAGTACTTAGTGCTTACTCCAAGGTGTCCTGgagtgaatgtaaatgtaaacataacaGGGCCAGATTTGGTCTAGAGAAGCTGCTGTTTGGGACCTCATAAAGAGGAGAGcgtgaagagaagaggagagtatgACGTAATAAAGAGTTCATATCTGTAAGACTGGATGAATGGGGCAAAAGGATCAAAATGTTACAGAATATGGGCTATTAGAAATCTGAGCATAGGTTTACTGCAGTGGAGAATGCTCTAATGTTCCAAAATGTTATAATGTTATGTTAACAATGTGTATATAGTGGATTGCAGATaatgggtgtatgtttgtgtgtgtgtgtgtgtgtgcgggggggtgggggtgggggtgggggggttaagGAAAACTAAGTGTAGAACACACTGCGTCACATTTTATGAGTTGTCTGCCTGCATCACGGTGATGTGAAATTACACTCTTAGGCAAGTCATAATTGCTAGTGCACAAATACTACAAAGCACTGGGTAAAACCAAACAAGGACAACATGGGTTGTTGAAGGCAGAGACAGTAATATTGAGGTTTAATCTGGACCGGAGCTGAACCCTCAGAAAGCCAACAAATGTGCTTGACACCTCTGATATGAAGGGGTCCTCCAAGAAATAAAACGACAgaaaatataatacaataaataaTCCTAATCCATGTTTTATTTAAGCCTATGCATTATTGACTGAAGTGGTCACATCCCATGTGGCCTCTCATTAGTAATCTGCTCTGATTTCCACtcctgttttgtgttttgtgcagCACGGCATGAGATGAATTCGGCCTtcattttattgtgtttttctgaGACTTTCATATTTTGACCTAGAGGCTACTGGGTCTTAGATTGGCATTTTCTAAAAGCAAGTATGTGCATGAGAGACAAATACTTTAATGCCGTCATTAGTCATCAAGACAGTTGGTTCATTTCTTAAAGCATGTATTTTCTATGACGGACTGGGTGAGGTTCACCAGTTTGGGAACATACCATTAAACAGATTGGCAAGACAGTTTCTTACAGTTCAATGACATGGTCAACTTGTATTGCACATAATTGTATATTTATGTTGTactttatgtttatttaatacAAATTCCCAATGTTTAAAACAATGTGGTTAACTAGTATTTCACTTGTACGTTGTATTGTAATgtatatgtacatttacattatacattttgtatttgtttttgtaggTTGGACACGGGGCAGAGATGCACCGAAAGAATTATAACTATTGATGATTGATGGATGTCCTCCAGAACCCCAAGTGCTGCCTTCAACAAAGAAGTAAGTGGCTGAAGGTAGATGCTCATACACAGGATCCATTGTTCACCAAGTAGGCTGCATCGCAGtgaaattttttttattgtgggtAGGAATTGAACTCAAAGCTCATTTTCTGATGTTGCCTGTAACTTTATGTGCTGATTAAGGGAAACCTCACCTATGATGCCTTTATCTAAACATTTAGGTGTTGCACACACTTGATGTCTCTGCTGaaaaacacctaaaaaaaacCGCTCTGCTTGTGAAATGAGGCCGGCAGCCATCTGCACACGTACAGTATTAGGTGTGGCACATACTAATTTCAGCCTTCTTGTGGTTACACgtacagagagaaaataagggTAATTGGTGGTTGGGAACCGGGCGAAAAGGAGAAAGAATACAATTGGAGACAGATATGGAAGCAAACTGAGAAGTGAGAGTGCTGCAATCATGATGAGACTCCGAGAGCCACAATGAGAAAATTATTGCAGACATGAAAACTCAGCTAGGACCGTTATCATTGTTGGTGTGCATTTAAATCCCCAAATTACTGTCAATATGAAATGCAGTAATGGGTGTGTTACTGTTCTGTCAACAACCATTTTTCAGTCACCAGCTAAAAtgagttctctctgtctcacacaaaaTTCGAGTTTTACCTTCGAACATAATTTCTTCTCTTACATATAATGtcatatgtttaatgttttgctctctctatctctctccctccatccttcctcctctctctgtctctctctcactctctttctttcttttacctCAACCTCTTTCAGCTCCAGAGTCAACAATAGAACAGCTCCACAATCTTTATCCGACTTTGACGCCTCACACAGTCAGTGTCCCAGCTCACGGCCCAGCGGTGTTGTCTCCCTCATCCTCCCCAGGCCTCGTGGATATCCCTGATGAGGCCGCAGCCCCGccagcttctctctcctccctctcctcattttctttactctctccactctcctcctcctcttcttcctccttatcttccctctcctccatctcctgtgCCACGTCAGTAAAACCTTGGCCTCAGAGCTGTGCAGATAGGGCTCCTCTCTCTACAATGGAGTTGGGTTGCAGTGATAGCAGTGGAGGTGGCGGTGGCAGTGGCAGTTGTATTGGCTGCATTGAGGGGAGAGGTGACTGTCTGAGTTCTCACACCGAAGGTTCTGCAGAGCCTGAATCTTGTGAGTCTGTCCTAGGCCTCACTCAGGACTTCCAACCTTGCCCAGCCTCAACCATTCAGTGCCTCAGCTCATCCTCCAGCCAATCCGGGGAGCCGGTCCTGTCTGATCAGCTCCTCAGTGGCTCGGCCCACGTGGTGGCGGGAGCTGCGTCGGCATCATCCGTGGAGGAGGAAGCGGCCGAGCGGGCGATGCGAGAGGGGAGTGAGTCGGATGGGGACCCGGCGGCGCAGAGCATCTACGAGggcctgggggaggaggagacgcAGGACTGGAGCTGCCTGGAGTCTCTCATCAGCGAGAGCCGCATGGAGCTGCTGGACCTCTGCTCCCGCAGCGAGCTGGCTGTCAACCTCTTCTGCGAGGAGGATGTGGAGAACTACATGTTCCAGGAGGAGGACACCACCCTGGCTGGGGATGTCTGCTCGCTCAAGATCCGATACGAGTCCTTCCCAGACGGGGTTGATGAGAGCGGCAGCGACGCCGACGCCTTGGTTCAGCAGGAGGCACAACACCTCGGCTtcttcccagcatgcaccagGCGAGAGACGTTGAGTGAGAAGCCGGAATCGTGGGATATGGACAAAGGTGACACCCTCTCGACGACCCCCATCATCAGCCCTGCCAGCCAGTCGCTGTTTGACTTCAGCAGCTCGCCCGGGGAGTCTGCTGAGTTTAGTGACGACGACAGCTCCTGCACAGGGTCATCCCCTGACACTTGGCTCGCACGGCGGGAGCACGGCAATCTGTCACGGGAgaactccagctcctccagccaGCTGAGTTACCGGCTCCGTGCGAAGAGGAAGGTGGCCTTCCGCGAGGACTACCTCTACGACGTGGACTCCATTGAGAGCGAGAGGAATGGTGAGAACCACGCAGAGAAGAAGCCGAAGCCGAAAATCGGGCCAAAGGGGGAAAAAGATGATGACTGGTGCCCTAAAAAGAGACGAAAGTCCCACCGGAAGGACCCACCGGTCATCATTAAGTACATAATCATCAACCGTTTCAAAGGAGTCAAACATATGACAGTGAAACTTGGAAGAGTGGATGCATCGACCACCCCTGTTAGTTTAAGTGAGGACTCCCTGACCCAGTATGAGAAACTGGCCCCTCTGAAGGCCTTTTGGCAGAGCCAAAAGGAGGAGCAGCTGGCACTAGGCGACAACGTGAAACATCTCAATGGCTGCAGATTGTCACCCAGCTCTGGTCTGAAAAAACGTAGACACAGGATTGCCAACCGGCTGAGGATCCAACGGATTCATGCAGTGGAAAAAATGCCCACTGCAGGcaacagacaggaagtgacatcattcCAGATGAACACAGCTGAACCAGAGAAATTGGGAGACAGAATGCCTGTGAGTGATGATTTGGTATTAGGAAATGTCACGTTGGATTGCCCAAGGGGTCCGGGACCAAGGAGAAGGGCAGCAAGacaagagagtgaagagaggtgCAAGGACAACAAACCTGTACGGGTGAGGAAATTCAAAAGTGAGGCTCGACTAAGGGCTAAGAAGCTGGCGGACGcacaggcccaggcccaggcccaggcccaggcccaggctaACCCGTCAGCCAAGGTAGTCAGTGTCTATGGTACCCCATGTGAGTCACGCACAAGAAACCCCCAAGACTCAAAAGTGAGCACCAGCAGCAATGCACCAGACAAATGCACTTTGACCTTGAACTCCCAGGGGGGCACCGCTTCTGCCAACGTGCCCCCTCTCCTAGGAGGCTATCTTCAGACCTTGCTGGAGGCGTCTGATTCATCAAACAATGCTTGCACGTCCTATTTTCCGTTGCCACAGCAGCAACAGTCCCAGCCGTTCCTTCTTGAGGTACCTTTTCAACCCCCCCAAAGTTGCGTTCTCTCACCCCCTTCTGAGTCGGAGCTTCCGCAGTCCCCCCATGCCCATGGCAGCTACCCTGCAGAGAATCAGCAAGCCCAAGGTTACGCCAGCGACACCGCACATCACGCAGACACTAACTACCCCGCGACGTGGCCGTCTCAGCCTGGGGAGACAGACCAACTTCCTTTCCCGCCTGCCATCCCCTCTCAATCTCCCATGCTGCACTCTGGCTTTCCCAAGCAGACCCTCCTGACTGACCATCCTTTGTCATCAGTCGGAGACAACAGAGCTGTATCCAGCGAGGAGTCACTggaacctgagcagcagcagcgtctGGACCTGGAGTATAGCAGAACTCAAGGTGACGGTGGTGTCGGGCGGCTTGTCAGTTTCGACTCCCTTGGCTCGCTCTCTGTTGCCTCCAGCAACTACAGCTCCCTGAGCCTGCATGAGGGAGAAGGCGAGGGGGAAGAGGGTGAGATGAATGACAACTTCCTGTCCCACTGCAGCCCGCAGCTGGTGCTGCAGCAGAGCCTGGAGGAAGTGACCCCGCTGCGCGAGTCAACAGACCTTCTTGACATCTCCAACTTTACACCGGACAAGTTTCGTCATGCCT
Coding sequences within it:
- the nexmifa gene encoding neurite extension and migration factor, translated to MDVLQNPKCCLQQRTPESTIEQLHNLYPTLTPHTVSVPAHGPAVLSPSSSPGLVDIPDEAAAPPASLSSLSSFSLLSPLSSSSSSSLSSLSSISCATSVKPWPQSCADRAPLSTMELGCSDSSGGGGGSGSCIGCIEGRGDCLSSHTEGSAEPESCESVLGLTQDFQPCPASTIQCLSSSSSQSGEPVLSDQLLSGSAHVVAGAASASSVEEEAAERAMREGSESDGDPAAQSIYEGLGEEETQDWSCLESLISESRMELLDLCSRSELAVNLFCEEDVENYMFQEEDTTLAGDVCSLKIRYESFPDGVDESGSDADALVQQEAQHLGFFPACTRRETLSEKPESWDMDKGDTLSTTPIISPASQSLFDFSSSPGESAEFSDDDSSCTGSSPDTWLARREHGNLSRENSSSSSQLSYRLRAKRKVAFREDYLYDVDSIESERNGENHAEKKPKPKIGPKGEKDDDWCPKKRRKSHRKDPPVIIKYIIINRFKGVKHMTVKLGRVDASTTPVSLSEDSLTQYEKLAPLKAFWQSQKEEQLALGDNVKHLNGCRLSPSSGLKKRRHRIANRLRIQRIHAVEKMPTAGNRQEVTSFQMNTAEPEKLGDRMPVSDDLVLGNVTLDCPRGPGPRRRAARQESEERCKDNKPVRVRKFKSEARLRAKKLADAQAQAQAQAQAQANPSAKVVSVYGTPCESRTRNPQDSKVSTSSNAPDKCTLTLNSQGGTASANVPPLLGGYLQTLLEASDSSNNACTSYFPLPQQQQSQPFLLEVPFQPPQSCVLSPPSESELPQSPHAHGSYPAENQQAQGYASDTAHHADTNYPATWPSQPGETDQLPFPPAIPSQSPMLHSGFPKQTLLTDHPLSSVGDNRAVSSEESLEPEQQQRLDLEYSRTQGDGGVGRLVSFDSLGSLSVASSNYSSLSLHEGEGEGEEGEMNDNFLSHCSPQLVLQQSLEEVTPLRESTDLLDISNFTPDKFRHASLSEMSPPETPNPSPHLIRQGAGFTSEPGASELQWDCGVVSSELEDVNGSRHTHLLQIHSFGPDEENEDESNNHGKDEEGLKGQKGPKRKGAKWGPKKTKNSKAAKGEQSKSPRQESKSARKIKAILEGKADKEMVGSQCGTDSPSVAMLGLTGEWPGVGGLSDDDQQEFKEPSNILSNIVSGMAEVQRFMRASVEPLWGPCPPPGEQSLQSQTLKILGGPIESGKKRGSASAVGRGKKGVGRGAKNPPKLIPADFFPALSLDCFPVPHRPAHKKMYRHKSSAKFAREELALSKGNTKDSALTATLEKQR